In Salvelinus alpinus chromosome 22, SLU_Salpinus.1, whole genome shotgun sequence, one genomic interval encodes:
- the LOC139548883 gene encoding cilia- and flagella-associated protein 251-like isoform X1, producing the protein MTHQALELLRRNEVGDGKRKNARIHNRPPQPGPKVVALLMVGMGRILGSLLPAALLIGSALCMGAVSLTLSHTSRVRVHKGRNLTLTCMNATHAGVVQYWHTPFGRVQNSSLHASQKDVVAMQRDGSLRIHIASPHHSGLYYCLLLAGGQTTLTPYLLTASSPQDHAVEHRRVVRSMLGGHGEERDVAVVSDGVFAAAVAASVVVTFLVGFSSGALSRTLLDRCVNWVRSLGQERRNHGETVSVAFRKDVEQENEDYSASTTSVTMENVSPSPPAKPQRSFRGKHHEETAYMEGCHQGRGEEGRERGGEEGREVGDSTDGKENSRRVGDEERSDSEEGREGKEGRNESDREEGRRESEEGREGKEGRNESDREEGRRESEEGREGKEGKNESDREEGRRESEEGREGKEGRNESDREEGRRESEEGKEGKEGRNESDREEGRRESEEGKEGKEGRNESDREEGRRESEEGREGKEGRTECKERRESEGEVEEGGFRGDSSSDSEEGSVGVREGGVERQGEGAAGEERCSPPRPARRSRVIRLYQYDEEGHRYSHLPNPTPMERTSLAPRAKQRSLSLTRLNTIMAAATASPLDPQNPSGRDSDPQDSDLDPEERDTASPASPSQGQERPVFQLEI; encoded by the exons ATGACTCATCAGGCTTTAGAACTTCTGAGGAGAAATGAGGTGGGGGATGGAAAGAGAAAGAATGCCAGGATTCATAACAGACCTCCACAGCCTGGGCCAAAGGTAGTAGCTCTGCTCA tggtgggaATGGGAAGAATTCTGGGGTCTCTGCTGCCAGCGGCTCTACTGATTGGCTCAGCCCTCTGTATGGGCGCGGTCAGTCTAACCCTAAGCCACACCTCTAGGGTCAGAGTTCACAAAGGGAGGAACCTCACACTGACCTGCATGAACGCAACACATGCAG gagtggtCCAGTACTGGCACACCCCTTTCGGTCGGGTCCAGAACAGCAGTCTTCATGCCAGCCAGAAGGATGTGGTTGCTATGCAACGAGATGGTAGCCTGCGGATCCACATTGCTTCTCCTCACCACAGCGGGCTGTACTACTGCCTCCTACTGGCCGGAGGACAAACTACACTCACACCCTACCTGCT GACTGCCAGCAGTCCACAGGACCATGCGGTCGAACACAGGCGGGTGGTCAGGAGTATGCTGGGTGgtcatggagaggagagggatgttgCCGTAGTTTCTGACGGTGTGTTTGCGGCGGCGGTGGCGGCATCAGTAGTGGTGACGTTCCTGGTGGGGTTCAGCTCTGGAGCTTTGAGCAGGACACTACTGGACAG GTGTGTGAATTGGGTGCGTTCGCTAGGACAGGAACGTCGTAACCATGGTGAAACAGTCAGCGTGGCATTCCGGAAGGATGTGGAACAAGAGAATGAGGATTACTCTGCCTCGACGACAAGCGTTACCATGGAGAATGTAAGCCCATCTCCACCAGCCAAACCTCAGAGAAGCTTCAGGGGCAAACATCATGAAGAGACTGCTTACATGGAGGGCTGCcaccaggggagaggagaggaagggagggagaggggaggagaagaggggagggaggtgggagACAGCACAGACGGAAAAGAGAATAGCAGGAGAGTGGGGGATGAAGAAAGGAGTGAcagtgaggaagggagagagggaaaggaggggaggaatgAAAGTGACAGGGaggaaggaagaagagagagtgaggaagggagagagggaaaggaggggaggaatgAAAGTGACAGGGaggaaggaagaagagagagtgaggaagggagagagggaaaggaggggaAGAATGAAAGTGACAGGGaggaaggaagaagagagagtgaggaagggagagagggaaaggaggggaggaatgAAAGTGACAGGGaggaaggaagaagagagagtgaggaagggaaagagggaaaggaggggaggaatgAAAGTGACAGGGaggaaggaagaagagagagtgaggaagggaaagagggaaaggaggggaggaatgAAAGTGACAGGGaggaaggaagaagagagagtgaggaagggagagagggaaaggaggggaggacagagtgtaaggagaggagagagagtgagggagaggttgaAGAGGGAGGATTTAGAGGTGATAGTAGCAGTGATTCAGAAGAAGGGTCTGTTggcgtgagagaggggggagtggagaggcagggggagggagcagcgGGAGAAGAGAGGTGTTCTCCTCCCCGGCCCGCCAGACGGAGCCGTGTGATTCGTCTGTACCAGTACGATGAGGAGGGGCATCGCTATAGTCACCTGCCAAACCCCACCCCCATGGAACGTACTTCCCTCGCTCCCCGGGCCAAGCAGCGCTCGCTTTCCCTCACCAGGCTCAACACCATCATGGCTGCTGCCACCGCCAGCCCCCTGGACCCACAGAACCCCTCGGGCCGAGACTCAGACCCCCAGGACTCAGACCTTGACCCTGAGGAGAGGGACACAGCCAGTCCAGCCAGCCCATCCCAGGGCCAGGAGAGACCAGTCTTTCAACTGGAGATATGA
- the LOC139548883 gene encoding cylicin-2-like isoform X2 encodes MVGMGRILGSLLPAALLIGSALCMGAVSLTLSHTSRVRVHKGRNLTLTCMNATHAGVVQYWHTPFGRVQNSSLHASQKDVVAMQRDGSLRIHIASPHHSGLYYCLLLAGGQTTLTPYLLTASSPQDHAVEHRRVVRSMLGGHGEERDVAVVSDGVFAAAVAASVVVTFLVGFSSGALSRTLLDRCVNWVRSLGQERRNHGETVSVAFRKDVEQENEDYSASTTSVTMENVSPSPPAKPQRSFRGKHHEETAYMEGCHQGRGEEGRERGGEEGREVGDSTDGKENSRRVGDEERSDSEEGREGKEGRNESDREEGRRESEEGREGKEGRNESDREEGRRESEEGREGKEGKNESDREEGRRESEEGREGKEGRNESDREEGRRESEEGKEGKEGRNESDREEGRRESEEGKEGKEGRNESDREEGRRESEEGREGKEGRTECKERRESEGEVEEGGFRGDSSSDSEEGSVGVREGGVERQGEGAAGEERCSPPRPARRSRVIRLYQYDEEGHRYSHLPNPTPMERTSLAPRAKQRSLSLTRLNTIMAAATASPLDPQNPSGRDSDPQDSDLDPEERDTASPASPSQGQERPVFQLEI; translated from the exons A tggtgggaATGGGAAGAATTCTGGGGTCTCTGCTGCCAGCGGCTCTACTGATTGGCTCAGCCCTCTGTATGGGCGCGGTCAGTCTAACCCTAAGCCACACCTCTAGGGTCAGAGTTCACAAAGGGAGGAACCTCACACTGACCTGCATGAACGCAACACATGCAG gagtggtCCAGTACTGGCACACCCCTTTCGGTCGGGTCCAGAACAGCAGTCTTCATGCCAGCCAGAAGGATGTGGTTGCTATGCAACGAGATGGTAGCCTGCGGATCCACATTGCTTCTCCTCACCACAGCGGGCTGTACTACTGCCTCCTACTGGCCGGAGGACAAACTACACTCACACCCTACCTGCT GACTGCCAGCAGTCCACAGGACCATGCGGTCGAACACAGGCGGGTGGTCAGGAGTATGCTGGGTGgtcatggagaggagagggatgttgCCGTAGTTTCTGACGGTGTGTTTGCGGCGGCGGTGGCGGCATCAGTAGTGGTGACGTTCCTGGTGGGGTTCAGCTCTGGAGCTTTGAGCAGGACACTACTGGACAG GTGTGTGAATTGGGTGCGTTCGCTAGGACAGGAACGTCGTAACCATGGTGAAACAGTCAGCGTGGCATTCCGGAAGGATGTGGAACAAGAGAATGAGGATTACTCTGCCTCGACGACAAGCGTTACCATGGAGAATGTAAGCCCATCTCCACCAGCCAAACCTCAGAGAAGCTTCAGGGGCAAACATCATGAAGAGACTGCTTACATGGAGGGCTGCcaccaggggagaggagaggaagggagggagaggggaggagaagaggggagggaggtgggagACAGCACAGACGGAAAAGAGAATAGCAGGAGAGTGGGGGATGAAGAAAGGAGTGAcagtgaggaagggagagagggaaaggaggggaggaatgAAAGTGACAGGGaggaaggaagaagagagagtgaggaagggagagagggaaaggaggggaggaatgAAAGTGACAGGGaggaaggaagaagagagagtgaggaagggagagagggaaaggaggggaAGAATGAAAGTGACAGGGaggaaggaagaagagagagtgaggaagggagagagggaaaggaggggaggaatgAAAGTGACAGGGaggaaggaagaagagagagtgaggaagggaaagagggaaaggaggggaggaatgAAAGTGACAGGGaggaaggaagaagagagagtgaggaagggaaagagggaaaggaggggaggaatgAAAGTGACAGGGaggaaggaagaagagagagtgaggaagggagagagggaaaggaggggaggacagagtgtaaggagaggagagagagtgagggagaggttgaAGAGGGAGGATTTAGAGGTGATAGTAGCAGTGATTCAGAAGAAGGGTCTGTTggcgtgagagaggggggagtggagaggcagggggagggagcagcgGGAGAAGAGAGGTGTTCTCCTCCCCGGCCCGCCAGACGGAGCCGTGTGATTCGTCTGTACCAGTACGATGAGGAGGGGCATCGCTATAGTCACCTGCCAAACCCCACCCCCATGGAACGTACTTCCCTCGCTCCCCGGGCCAAGCAGCGCTCGCTTTCCCTCACCAGGCTCAACACCATCATGGCTGCTGCCACCGCCAGCCCCCTGGACCCACAGAACCCCTCGGGCCGAGACTCAGACCCCCAGGACTCAGACCTTGACCCTGAGGAGAGGGACACAGCCAGTCCAGCCAGCCCATCCCAGGGCCAGGAGAGACCAGTCTTTCAACTGGAGATATGA
- the LOC139548884 gene encoding DCN1-like protein 5 isoform X2, with protein MEKFCEDIGVEPENIIMLVLAWKLEAPNMGFFTKEEWLKGMTLLQCDCIERLQGKLDYLRNQLNDTILFKNIYRYAFDFAREKDQRSLDMDTAKSMLALLLGRTWPLFPVFNQFLEQSKYKVMNKDQWYNVLEFSRTVSTDLSNYDEDGAWPVLLDEFVEWQKARLAAL; from the exons ATGGAGAAGTTCTGTGAAGACATTGGAGTGGAACCAGAAAAC aTAATCATGTTAGTTTTAGCCTGGAAACTAGAAGCACCAAATATGGGATTCTTCACTAAGGAGGAGTGGCTTAAGGGAATGACTTTACTACA GTGTGACTGCATAGAGAGGTTACAGGGGAAACTGGACTACTTGCGCAATCAGCTCAACGACACAATCCTCTTTAAAAACATCTACAGATACGCCTTCGACTTTGCCAGA gAGAAGGACCAGAGGAGTCTGGACATGGACACAGCTAAGTCCATGCTAGCGTTGCTACTGGGGAGAACATGGCCACTGTTCCCTGTCTTCAACCAGTTTCTGGAG CAGTCCAAGTACAAGGTGATGAATAAGGACCAGTGGTATAACGTCTTAGAGTTTAGTCGTACAGTCAGTACAGACCTCAGTAACTATGACGAGGATGGAGCCT ggccGGTGTTATTGGATGAGTTTGTGGAGTGGCAGAAAGCTCGGCTGGCAGCACTATAG
- the LOC139548884 gene encoding DCN1-like protein 5 isoform X1 encodes MPVKKKRKSSGSDDPGLRKCKITCFCRPQAPGRLISPEDQFSNKKCLAWFYEYTGPDEVLGPEGMEKFCEDIGVEPENIIMLVLAWKLEAPNMGFFTKEEWLKGMTLLQCDCIERLQGKLDYLRNQLNDTILFKNIYRYAFDFAREKDQRSLDMDTAKSMLALLLGRTWPLFPVFNQFLEQSKYKVMNKDQWYNVLEFSRTVSTDLSNYDEDGAWPVLLDEFVEWQKARLAAL; translated from the exons ATGCCtgtgaagaagaagaggaagtctTCAGGGTCAGATGACCCGGGACTCAGGAAGTGTAAAATCACCTG TTTCTGCAGACCCCAGGCTCCAGGCCGGTTGATCAGCCCAGAGGACCAGTTCTCCAATAAGAAATGTCTGGCCTGGTTCTACGAGTACACAG gtccAGATGAGGTGTTGGGTCCAGAGGGGATGGAGAAGTTCTGTGAAGACATTGGAGTGGAACCAGAAAAC aTAATCATGTTAGTTTTAGCCTGGAAACTAGAAGCACCAAATATGGGATTCTTCACTAAGGAGGAGTGGCTTAAGGGAATGACTTTACTACA GTGTGACTGCATAGAGAGGTTACAGGGGAAACTGGACTACTTGCGCAATCAGCTCAACGACACAATCCTCTTTAAAAACATCTACAGATACGCCTTCGACTTTGCCAGA gAGAAGGACCAGAGGAGTCTGGACATGGACACAGCTAAGTCCATGCTAGCGTTGCTACTGGGGAGAACATGGCCACTGTTCCCTGTCTTCAACCAGTTTCTGGAG CAGTCCAAGTACAAGGTGATGAATAAGGACCAGTGGTATAACGTCTTAGAGTTTAGTCGTACAGTCAGTACAGACCTCAGTAACTATGACGAGGATGGAGCCT ggccGGTGTTATTGGATGAGTTTGTGGAGTGGCAGAAAGCTCGGCTGGCAGCACTATAG